From Desulfovibrio desulfuricans, a single genomic window includes:
- the cysS gene encoding cysteine--tRNA ligase, with protein sequence MLLYNTLGRKKEEFVPVHPGKANMYVCGITAYDLCHIGHARSALVFDVLVRQLRHTGLEVRFVRNFTDVDDKIINRANKEGRDWREVAQTYITAFHEDMDRLGVLRADEEPRATDFIPQIQAICSTLVDSGKAYSTPSGDVYFRVRAYEPYGKLSGRSLDDLLSGARVAPGEEKEDPLDFALWKAAKPGEPFWESPWGKGRPGWHIECSAMSQPYLPLDIHGGGQDLIFPHHENEIAQSEAACACSLARYWVHNGFVQVNAEKMSKSLGNFKTIRDILENYLPETLRFFLLGKHYRSPIDFTADSMDEAEKAQHRVYTALHEAGKALARDKWKKTPLPQEMAEEWAALPKAFDAALEDDINTAQALGQVFAQVRLVNRLLEDKALRSAEAGRDLLQEFLARAQEWDKRLGLFGQAPQTFLADLRGQRATRGKIDVARVEELMLARQEARASKDFARSDSLRQEILDLGVSVRDTPEGQVWDLE encoded by the coding sequence ATGCTGCTCTACAATACCCTGGGCCGTAAGAAGGAAGAATTTGTTCCCGTTCATCCGGGCAAGGCAAACATGTATGTTTGCGGCATAACGGCCTATGATCTTTGCCATATAGGACATGCGCGTTCCGCCCTTGTTTTTGACGTGCTCGTGCGGCAGTTGCGCCATACAGGGCTTGAGGTCCGCTTTGTGCGCAACTTTACAGACGTGGACGACAAGATCATCAACCGCGCCAACAAGGAAGGCCGGGACTGGCGCGAGGTTGCCCAAACTTACATAACCGCCTTCCATGAAGACATGGATCGTCTGGGAGTGCTGCGGGCCGATGAAGAACCCCGCGCCACCGACTTTATCCCGCAGATTCAGGCCATCTGCTCCACTCTTGTTGATTCGGGCAAAGCCTACTCCACTCCCTCAGGGGACGTGTATTTTCGTGTGCGCGCTTACGAGCCCTACGGCAAACTCTCTGGCCGCAGCCTGGACGATCTGCTCTCTGGCGCGCGCGTGGCCCCCGGCGAAGAAAAGGAAGACCCCCTGGATTTCGCCCTGTGGAAGGCCGCCAAGCCCGGCGAACCTTTCTGGGAAAGCCCCTGGGGCAAGGGCCGCCCCGGCTGGCATATCGAATGCTCGGCCATGAGCCAGCCCTATCTGCCGCTGGACATTCACGGCGGCGGGCAGGATCTTATCTTCCCGCACCACGAGAACGAGATCGCCCAGTCCGAGGCCGCCTGCGCCTGCTCGCTGGCCCGCTACTGGGTGCATAACGGCTTTGTGCAGGTAAATGCGGAAAAGATGTCCAAATCCCTGGGCAACTTCAAGACCATCCGCGATATTCTTGAAAACTATCTGCCTGAAACCCTGCGCTTTTTCCTGCTGGGCAAGCATTACCGCAGCCCCATCGACTTTACCGCCGACAGCATGGACGAAGCGGAAAAAGCCCAGCACCGCGTGTATACAGCCCTGCACGAGGCGGGCAAGGCCCTTGCCCGCGACAAGTGGAAAAAAACACCCCTGCCGCAGGAAATGGCCGAAGAATGGGCCGCGCTGCCCAAGGCCTTTGACGCCGCCCTTGAGGACGACATCAATACGGCGCAGGCCCTTGGGCAGGTGTTTGCCCAGGTGCGCCTTGTGAACCGTCTTCTGGAAGACAAGGCCCTGCGCTCTGCCGAAGCCGGACGCGACCTCTTGCAGGAATTTCTTGCCCGCGCGCAGGAATGGGACAAGCGCCTTGGCCTCTTTGGGCAGGCTCCGCAGACTTTTCTGGCTGATTTGCGCGGTCAGCGCGCCACACGCGGCAAGATCGACGTGGCCCGTGTGGAAGAACTGATGCTCGCCCGTCAGGAAGCCCGCGCCAGCAAGGATTTTGCCCGCTCGGATTCGCTGCGGCAGGAAATTCTTGATCTGGGCGTCAGCGTACGCGACACCCCTGAAGGTCAGGTTTGGGATCTGGAATAA
- a CDS encoding beta-barrel assembly-enhancing protease: MLHRVALRRFMALFVLLAFLSAQLVAVPAQAFFFGGVTIKDEKEMGHKFDVMIRANMPIVEDPEVSQYVNQIVDRLVKKIPPQPFNFKAAVILHNSLNAFAIPGGYVYVFTGLIMNMDKEEELAGVLAHELAHVTQHHVASRLERAQFVTLGSLLLAIAGVAVGGSSGGALAVGALGAGQSAMLNYSRMDETEADQIGLQYLVAAGYPPQGMVGGFKVLRQKSWMSGTSVPTYLSTHPAIGDRINGLQARIEGMGKSVQGRTQDNTKFIRVKTLLWARYGDAQAAQQRFSGKDGLSCMGRGIVLARTNRVNEASKAFDEALAASPNDPLVLREAGAFHYRKGDMSRADGLLRQAMRLDPRDYMASFFYARMLDETGRQAQAAQYYKDVLRYVPEDAEVHEAYARSLGKTGDTAGAYIHMAYSALYSNNKKQAERYFNQAKALSGKSANPRDFQKLEAAYKERKEIWEKN; this comes from the coding sequence ATGTTGCATCGTGTTGCCCTGCGCCGTTTTATGGCGCTGTTTGTTCTGCTGGCATTTCTGTCAGCCCAGCTTGTGGCCGTACCGGCCCAGGCCTTCTTTTTCGGCGGCGTCACCATCAAGGACGAAAAGGAGATGGGCCACAAGTTTGACGTGATGATCCGCGCAAACATGCCCATTGTGGAAGATCCTGAGGTAAGCCAGTACGTCAACCAGATCGTGGATCGTCTGGTCAAAAAGATTCCACCGCAGCCCTTCAATTTCAAGGCCGCCGTCATCCTGCACAATTCGCTCAACGCCTTTGCCATCCCCGGCGGCTACGTGTACGTGTTCACCGGCCTCATCATGAATATGGACAAGGAAGAAGAGCTCGCGGGCGTGCTTGCCCACGAACTGGCGCATGTAACCCAGCACCACGTGGCCTCGCGCCTTGAACGCGCGCAGTTTGTGACTCTTGGCTCCCTGCTGCTGGCCATTGCGGGCGTGGCAGTTGGCGGCTCCAGCGGCGGCGCGCTGGCCGTGGGCGCGCTGGGGGCCGGGCAGTCGGCCATGCTTAACTACAGCCGCATGGACGAAACCGAAGCCGACCAGATTGGCCTGCAATACCTTGTGGCTGCGGGCTATCCCCCGCAGGGCATGGTGGGCGGCTTCAAGGTGCTGCGCCAGAAAAGCTGGATGAGCGGCACCAGCGTGCCGACCTATCTTTCTACCCACCCTGCCATCGGCGACCGCATCAACGGGCTTCAGGCCCGCATTGAAGGCATGGGCAAGTCTGTGCAGGGCCGTACGCAGGACAACACCAAATTTATCCGCGTCAAAACGCTCCTCTGGGCGCGCTATGGCGACGCGCAGGCTGCGCAGCAGCGTTTTTCAGGCAAGGACGGCCTTTCGTGCATGGGGCGCGGCATTGTGCTGGCCCGCACCAACCGGGTTAACGAGGCCAGCAAGGCCTTTGACGAAGCCCTGGCCGCTTCGCCCAACGACCCTCTGGTGCTGCGCGAGGCTGGCGCATTCCACTACCGCAAGGGCGACATGAGCCGTGCTGATGGCCTGCTGCGTCAGGCCATGCGCCTTGACCCGCGCGACTACATGGCCTCTTTTTTCTATGCCCGCATGCTTGACGAAACGGGCAGGCAGGCGCAGGCCGCGCAGTATTATAAAGACGTGCTGCGCTACGTGCCGGAAGACGCCGAAGTCCACGAGGCCTATGCCCGCTCGCTCGGTAAAACGGGCGACACTGCCGGGGCCTATATCCACATGGCATACAGCGCCCTGTATTCCAACAACAAAAAACAGGCCGAGCGCTACTTTAACCAGGCCAAGGCCTTGTCGGGCAAATCTGCAAATCCGCGTGATTTTCAGAAGCTTGAGGCCGCCTACAAAGAGCGCAAGGAAATATGGGAAAAGAACTGA
- the hslV gene encoding ATP-dependent protease subunit HslV — MDTHATTILAVRKDGRVAIAGDGQVTLGQNMIMKHGAQKVRRLYDGKVLAGFAGATADAFTLFELFEAKLKELRGNMVRAAVEMTKEWRKDKYLRKLEAMLLLADSEHILVLSGTGDVIEPDDEVAAIGSGGPYALAAARALARHSDMDAEAIAREAMRIASEICVYTNGNLTVETL, encoded by the coding sequence ATGGATACGCATGCCACAACCATACTGGCAGTAAGAAAGGATGGCCGCGTGGCCATAGCTGGCGATGGTCAGGTGACCCTGGGCCAGAATATGATCATGAAGCACGGCGCGCAGAAGGTGCGGCGTCTGTATGACGGCAAGGTTCTGGCGGGTTTTGCCGGGGCCACAGCCGATGCCTTTACCCTGTTCGAGCTTTTTGAAGCCAAGCTCAAGGAATTGCGCGGCAACATGGTTCGCGCCGCAGTTGAAATGACCAAGGAGTGGCGCAAGGACAAATACCTGCGCAAGCTCGAAGCCATGCTCCTGCTGGCGGACAGCGAACACATCCTCGTGCTGTCGGGTACGGGCGACGTTATTGAACCGGACGACGAGGTTGCAGCCATTGGCAGCGGCGGCCCCTATGCCCTTGCGGCGGCGCGGGCGCTTGCCCGGCACAGCGACATGGATGCGGAGGCCATTGCCCGCGAGGCCATGCGCATTGCCTCGGAAATCTGCGTGTACACCAACGGCAACCTTACGGTTGAAACGCTGTAG
- the ispE gene encoding 4-(cytidine 5'-diphospho)-2-C-methyl-D-erythritol kinase, with product MSVVVAGCKVNLGLRITGVRENGYHELDSLFWPLPRPCDRLHIRETGTAGLTVLCDTPGIDLENNTLTKAYAALAKRVPDLPGLEVRLNKGIPAGAGLGGGSSDAAALLRWLNSRVSSPLDDQALAEVALTVGADTPFFLINKPCRVRGIGELIEPCRDDALAGIHLVLVCSQIHASTPQAYADYDAALKASDTVSGQNCLTKTESKANGTFLSGVRTELSIHNDLEDVVFSRHPQLAEIKANLLRLGAGAVAMSGSGSSIVALFAHEFHVESQAAAAMLQGENRRVYAHVL from the coding sequence ATGAGCGTAGTTGTTGCCGGGTGCAAGGTTAATCTTGGTTTGCGCATCACGGGCGTACGGGAAAACGGGTATCATGAGCTGGATTCTCTATTCTGGCCCCTGCCCCGCCCCTGCGACCGCCTGCACATACGCGAAACCGGCACGGCCGGGTTGACCGTGCTGTGTGATACGCCCGGCATTGACCTTGAGAACAATACCCTCACCAAGGCCTACGCCGCGCTCGCCAAGCGTGTGCCCGACCTGCCCGGGCTTGAAGTGCGCCTGAACAAGGGCATTCCCGCTGGCGCAGGTCTTGGCGGCGGCAGCAGCGATGCGGCGGCCCTGCTGCGCTGGCTCAACAGCAGGGTATCCAGCCCGCTTGACGATCAGGCGCTGGCAGAGGTTGCCCTCACTGTTGGCGCGGACACTCCGTTTTTTCTCATCAACAAACCCTGCCGGGTGCGGGGCATTGGCGAGCTTATCGAGCCTTGCAGGGATGATGCGCTTGCAGGCATACACCTTGTTCTGGTATGCTCCCAAATTCATGCTTCCACCCCCCAGGCATACGCCGATTATGACGCCGCGCTCAAGGCTTCAGACACGGTTTCTGGGCAAAATTGCTTGACAAAGACGGAAAGCAAGGCTAATGGAACTTTTCTCTCCGGGGTGCGGACAGAGTTGAGCATTCACAACGACCTTGAGGACGTTGTATTTTCTCGCCATCCACAGCTTGCAGAAATCAAGGCGAACTTGCTGCGCCTTGGGGCTGGAGCCGTAGCCATGAGTGGCAGCGGCTCAAGCATTGTGGCGCTTTTCGCACACGAATTCCATGTGGAATCGCAGGCGGCTGCCGCCATGCTGCAAGGAGAGAACAGGCGCGTATACGCGCACGTGCTGTGA
- a CDS encoding ribose-phosphate diphosphokinase, with protein sequence MYSDLKIVTGSSNPDLAKAICNHLGCQLTPTLATTFSDGELRIEIGDNVRGDDVFVVQPTCPPTINRNLVQLCLMLDALKRASAGRITAVIPYYGYARQDRKVSPRAPISAKMVADFISVAGAERVVTIDLHAGQIQGYFDCPVDNLFAVPVMLESLRRLHDDNIVIVSPDAGGVERARAYAKRLNAPLAIVDKRRDKPNQAQAMHVIGDVKGRLAIVVDDMIDTAGTLCAGADVLLKNGATKIVACATHAVLSGPAIDRINSTEALSQVFVTDTIPMGDKLERCPKLEVVSVAALLGKTIHNIHTGSSVSVLFV encoded by the coding sequence ATGTACAGCGATCTTAAGATCGTCACCGGGTCTTCCAATCCGGATTTGGCCAAGGCCATCTGCAACCATCTGGGGTGTCAACTCACGCCCACGCTGGCCACCACGTTCAGCGACGGCGAGTTGCGGATCGAAATAGGCGACAATGTTCGCGGTGATGACGTTTTTGTGGTGCAGCCCACCTGCCCCCCAACCATCAACCGCAATCTGGTGCAGCTCTGTCTTATGCTTGATGCCCTCAAGAGGGCCAGCGCAGGCAGGATTACCGCCGTTATTCCTTACTACGGCTATGCGCGCCAGGATCGCAAGGTCAGCCCCCGTGCGCCCATCAGCGCCAAAATGGTGGCCGATTTTATCAGCGTTGCCGGAGCGGAACGCGTGGTCACCATTGACCTTCACGCGGGACAGATTCAGGGTTACTTTGACTGCCCGGTGGACAACCTGTTTGCCGTGCCGGTCATGCTTGAATCGCTGCGGCGGCTGCACGATGACAACATCGTGATCGTGTCGCCCGATGCTGGCGGCGTTGAACGCGCCCGCGCCTATGCCAAAAGGCTCAACGCGCCGCTGGCCATTGTGGACAAGCGCCGCGACAAGCCCAATCAGGCACAGGCCATGCATGTTATCGGCGATGTGAAAGGCCGTCTTGCCATTGTGGTGGACGACATGATCGACACCGCCGGTACGTTGTGCGCAGGTGCCGACGTGCTGCTCAAAAACGGCGCTACCAAGATTGTGGCCTGCGCCACCCACGCTGTTTTGTCTGGCCCGGCCATTGACCGCATCAACAGCACCGAGGCGCTTTCGCAGGTATTTGTCACAGACACCATCCCCATGGGCGACAAGCTTGAGCGCTGCCCCAAGCTGGAGGTTGTTTCTGTGGCTGCCCTTCTGGGCAAGACTATCCACAACATCCATACCGGTTCATCGGTGAGCGTGTTGTTTGTGTAA
- a CDS encoding 50S ribosomal protein L25/general stress protein Ctc: MNIEKTLSVQKREGSGKGASGRLRTQDLIPGVFYTAKGDNISVQAPALPLEKIFAEAGRTSVFNLEIDDNGQKSVHPVIIWDVQYHPYKKEFSHIDYYGVDLDKPVTVDVPVEFVGVSRGVKLGGQLETYREIVRLCSKPLDMPKKIVVDVTPMDINTTICVGDLQLPENVKAVYDQNFAIVSVISKAKEAAEAAE, translated from the coding sequence ATGAATATTGAAAAGACTTTGAGCGTGCAGAAGCGCGAAGGTAGCGGCAAAGGCGCCAGTGGCCGTCTGCGTACCCAGGATCTGATCCCCGGCGTGTTCTACACCGCCAAGGGTGACAACATCTCTGTGCAGGCTCCTGCCCTGCCGCTGGAAAAGATTTTTGCCGAAGCCGGTCGTACCTCGGTGTTCAACCTTGAGATTGACGACAACGGTCAGAAGTCCGTGCATCCTGTGATCATCTGGGACGTGCAGTACCATCCCTACAAGAAGGAATTCAGCCACATCGACTACTACGGCGTGGATCTGGACAAGCCCGTCACTGTTGACGTGCCTGTGGAATTCGTGGGTGTGTCGCGCGGCGTGAAGCTTGGCGGCCAGCTTGAAACCTACCGCGAAATCGTGCGCCTGTGCAGCAAGCCCCTGGACATGCCCAAAAAGATCGTTGTTGATGTGACCCCCATGGACATCAACACCACCATCTGCGTGGGCGACCTGCAGCTGCCCGAAAACGTCAAGGCCGTTTACGACCAGAACTTCGCCATCGTCAGCGTTATTTCCAAGGCCAAGGAAGCCGCTGAAGCCGCCGAATAA
- a CDS encoding alpha/beta hydrolase, with product MNKPAFVTHKLSAHNRELRLELWPNHGAGVMLFYPGTMLSPLQYRPMITALQQTGFAVAALHFTGHGLNRHRAGFSFDDLRQNCLDAEAWLRDAGYDRIAVCGHSQGGILALAHAAASPGLTAAFPITGVLPQMREAIYLTRFAGLADRRADIERIFCTLARWLPWLPMPLHAYLDPWRIISGARRTVSNRRRTRLTYPLNFLASLFNTRLPEGLRCPLYFFSAQNDALFTPAIIQATFDCLKAPSKKLIWLPGGGHLAAMNPPLCRFMARTAAAACAGLGLPLHLERI from the coding sequence ATGAACAAACCAGCCTTTGTCACGCACAAGCTGTCTGCCCATAACCGGGAACTGCGGCTCGAACTCTGGCCCAATCATGGGGCCGGAGTCATGCTGTTTTATCCCGGCACTATGCTGTCGCCCCTCCAGTACCGGCCCATGATCACCGCCTTGCAGCAAACGGGCTTTGCCGTTGCCGCACTGCATTTTACCGGGCACGGTCTGAACCGCCACAGAGCGGGCTTCAGCTTTGACGACCTGCGGCAAAACTGTCTGGACGCCGAGGCATGGCTGCGTGATGCAGGCTATGACCGTATTGCGGTGTGCGGGCACAGCCAGGGCGGCATACTCGCATTGGCGCACGCTGCGGCATCCCCCGGCCTTACGGCGGCATTTCCCATTACCGGAGTGCTGCCCCAGATGCGCGAGGCTATCTATCTGACACGCTTTGCCGGGCTGGCTGACCGCAGAGCGGACATTGAACGTATTTTCTGCACGCTTGCGCGCTGGCTGCCGTGGCTGCCCATGCCCCTGCACGCCTATCTTGATCCCTGGCGGATCATTTCCGGAGCCAGGCGAACTGTGAGCAATCGCCGCAGAACACGGCTGACATACCCCCTGAATTTTCTGGCCAGCCTGTTCAACACGCGCCTGCCCGAGGGGCTACGTTGCCCCCTGTATTTTTTCAGCGCGCAGAATGATGCCCTGTTTACGCCAGCCATCATTCAGGCCACCTTTGACTGCCTCAAGGCACCGTCCAAAAAACTGATTTGGCTGCCCGGCGGCGGGCATCTGGCTGCCATGAATCCCCCGCTGTGCCGCTTTATGGCCCGAACCGCAGCAGCTGCCTGCGCGGGGCTGGGCCTGCCCCTGCACCTTGAGCGCATATAA
- the pth gene encoding aminoacyl-tRNA hydrolase, protein MDYKGVIVGLGNPGAKYDHTRHNCGFDFVSYLVELAARDGEASQQNGGKFSCELWRLRLPKLGGLWLAAKPQTFMNLSGQCVQPLLAWHKLKPHDLVVVHDELDIPAGELRFKLGGGNAGHNGLKSITELLGTPDFYRLRMGIGRPPHKGDVTNWVLGRPEGEDAKNIENSMELAADTLFAFADKGLDSAVRAARKAS, encoded by the coding sequence ATGGACTATAAAGGCGTTATCGTAGGCCTGGGCAATCCCGGCGCCAAATACGACCATACACGTCATAACTGCGGCTTTGATTTTGTGTCGTATCTTGTGGAACTTGCCGCCAGAGACGGCGAAGCGAGCCAGCAGAACGGCGGCAAATTTTCATGCGAATTATGGCGCTTGCGCCTGCCAAAGCTTGGGGGCTTGTGGCTTGCGGCAAAACCGCAGACATTCATGAACCTGAGCGGCCAGTGCGTGCAGCCGCTGCTCGCCTGGCACAAACTCAAGCCGCATGATCTCGTTGTTGTGCATGACGAGCTGGACATCCCCGCCGGGGAGCTTCGCTTCAAGCTTGGCGGGGGCAATGCCGGGCACAATGGGCTGAAATCCATCACAGAACTCTTGGGAACGCCAGATTTTTACCGCCTGCGCATGGGCATTGGCCGCCCGCCGCACAAGGGTGACGTGACAAACTGGGTGCTGGGGCGACCTGAAGGCGAAGATGCAAAAAACATTGAAAATTCGATGGAACTTGCCGCCGATACATTGTTTGCCTTTGCCGATAAAGGGCTCGACAGCGCTGTTCGTGCTGCGCGAAAGGCATCCTGA
- a CDS encoding CarD family transcriptional regulator: MFTPDDLVVYPAQGVGQIERIDSKTVGGLVCELYIVRIRANNVTLMVPVNNAAHVGLRTLTPKDEAAAILESLRNDSGKVVYTGQNWNRRFREYSERLKSPSLAIVAEVLRELLLIGRSKELSFGERRLQEQAMGLVTGELSEVLEIPEDKVRDELLEIYAPPPAPEETAS, encoded by the coding sequence ATGTTCACTCCGGACGATCTCGTTGTATATCCTGCCCAAGGTGTGGGCCAAATAGAACGCATAGACAGCAAAACCGTTGGGGGGCTTGTCTGTGAGCTCTATATTGTGCGCATCCGGGCAAACAACGTCACGCTGATGGTTCCGGTAAACAATGCCGCGCATGTGGGCCTGCGCACACTCACGCCCAAGGATGAAGCCGCCGCGATTCTTGAGTCGCTCCGCAATGATTCTGGCAAGGTTGTGTATACCGGCCAGAACTGGAACCGCCGCTTCCGCGAATATTCCGAGCGGCTCAAAAGCCCGAGCCTTGCTATTGTGGCCGAAGTGCTGCGCGAGCTGCTGCTTATTGGCCGCAGCAAGGAACTTTCTTTTGGCGAACGGCGGCTTCAGGAGCAGGCCATGGGCCTTGTGACCGGCGAATTGTCAGAAGTTCTGGAAATCCCAGAAGACAAGGTGCGCGACGAACTGCTTGAAATCTATGCGCCCCCGCCAGCTCCCGAAGAAACCGCCAGCTAG
- the rho gene encoding transcription termination factor Rho, with protein sequence MRKKKATSTLLTDSALSLTDLKTRSMQELMELAEQYEIENASSMRKQELIFALLSTCASQNGAIYGDGVLEILPDGFGFLRSPLCSYMPGPDDIYVSPSQIRRFSLRKGDIVSGQIRPPKEGERYFALLKVTEIGFEPPEHAKNLVLFDNLTPIYPDRQLVMENGEKNLSNRVIDIMAPIGCGQRGLIVAPPRTGKTILLQSLANAINANNPDVYLIVLLIDERPEEVTDMERTVKKAEVISSTFDEPPQRHVQVCEMVLEKAKRLVERKRDVVILLDSITRLGRAYNAVTPSSGRVLSGGLDANALQRPKRFFGAARNIEEGGSLTIIATALIDTGSRMDEVIFEEFKGTGNMEIYLDRHLSEKRVFPAIDINRTGTRKEDLLLADDVLNRVWILRKILAPMSSIDSMEFLLDKMRATKSNKDFMNAMGK encoded by the coding sequence ATGCGCAAAAAGAAAGCTACTTCCACACTGTTGACCGACAGCGCCTTGAGCCTCACGGATCTGAAGACGCGTAGCATGCAGGAACTCATGGAGCTGGCTGAGCAGTATGAAATTGAAAATGCCAGTTCCATGCGCAAGCAGGAGCTCATTTTCGCTCTGCTTTCCACCTGTGCTTCACAAAACGGCGCCATTTACGGTGATGGCGTGCTTGAAATTCTGCCCGATGGCTTTGGCTTTTTGCGGTCGCCGTTGTGCAGCTACATGCCCGGCCCGGACGATATCTACGTGTCGCCCTCGCAGATCAGGCGGTTTTCTTTACGCAAGGGTGATATAGTTTCCGGCCAGATCCGCCCTCCCAAGGAAGGCGAACGCTACTTTGCCCTTCTCAAGGTCACCGAGATCGGCTTTGAACCGCCGGAACACGCCAAGAACCTTGTTCTTTTTGACAACCTCACGCCCATCTATCCTGACCGCCAGCTCGTCATGGAAAATGGCGAGAAGAATCTTTCCAACCGCGTTATCGACATCATGGCCCCCATTGGCTGCGGGCAGCGCGGCCTTATCGTGGCCCCGCCGCGCACGGGTAAAACCATCCTGCTGCAGTCGCTGGCCAATGCCATCAATGCCAATAACCCCGATGTTTACCTCATCGTGCTGTTGATTGACGAGCGCCCGGAAGAAGTTACCGACATGGAGCGCACAGTCAAAAAGGCCGAGGTTATCAGCTCCACCTTTGACGAACCGCCGCAGCGCCACGTGCAGGTGTGCGAGATGGTGCTTGAAAAAGCCAAGCGCCTTGTGGAACGCAAGCGCGATGTTGTCATCCTGCTCGACTCCATCACCCGCCTGGGGCGCGCGTATAACGCGGTTACCCCTTCTTCTGGCCGGGTGCTCTCCGGTGGTCTTGACGCCAACGCCCTGCAGCGGCCCAAACGCTTTTTTGGCGCGGCCCGCAATATTGAAGAAGGCGGCAGCCTCACCATCATCGCTACGGCGCTTATCGACACTGGTTCCCGCATGGATGAAGTTATCTTTGAAGAATTCAAAGGTACCGGCAACATGGAAATCTACCTCGACCGCCACCTTTCGGAAAAACGCGTCTTCCCCGCCATCGACATCAACCGCACAGGCACCCGCAAGGAAGACCTGCTGCTGGCCGACGATGTGCTCAACCGCGTGTGGATTCTGCGCAAAATTCTTGCTCCCATGTCTTCCATCGACAGTATGGAATTTTTGCTGGACAAAATGCGCGCGACCAAATCCAACAAGGATTTCATGAACGCCATGGGCAAGTAA
- a CDS encoding twin-arginine translocase TatA/TatE family subunit produces the protein MFGVSMPELLLLLVVVLLVFGSNKLPEIGGGLGRAIRNFRRSSTEPDEIDITPKDKKQPTSTDDPNHKA, from the coding sequence ATGTTCGGCGTAAGCATGCCTGAATTATTGCTTTTACTTGTTGTGGTTCTGCTTGTTTTCGGGTCGAACAAACTGCCGGAAATCGGTGGTGGGCTGGGTCGGGCAATCCGCAACTTTCGCCGCTCCTCTACAGAGCCGGATGAAATTGACATAACCCCCAAGGATAAAAAGCAGCCCACGTCTACTGACGATCCCAATCACAAGGCATAG
- a CDS encoding ACT domain-containing protein: MKTEQLSVFLENRAGRLAEVTHTLAEAGINIRALSLADTSDFGILRMIVCDHDKAKVVLKEKGFTLGRTSVVAVEVPDVPGGLDSVLQTVSKNGINVEYMYAFVQREAESAVMIFRFDKVDQAIEVLKAHNFVIIPAERLCAR; the protein is encoded by the coding sequence ATGAAAACGGAACAGCTTTCAGTTTTTCTGGAAAACCGGGCCGGGCGTCTGGCCGAGGTTACGCATACACTGGCAGAGGCTGGCATTAACATTCGCGCGCTCTCGCTGGCCGATACTTCTGATTTCGGCATTCTGCGCATGATTGTATGCGACCATGATAAAGCCAAGGTTGTTTTGAAGGAAAAGGGGTTTACCCTTGGCCGCACCAGCGTTGTGGCCGTAGAAGTTCCCGATGTCCCCGGCGGCCTTGATTCCGTGCTTCAGACGGTTTCCAAGAACGGCATCAACGTGGAATACATGTACGCATTTGTGCAGCGCGAAGCTGAAAGCGCCGTCATGATCTTCCGCTTTGACAAGGTGGATCAGGCCATTGAAGTCCTCAAGGCCCACAACTTTGTCATTATCCCGGCTGAGCGCCTCTGCGCCCGCTAG